One segment of Thermodesulfovibrio sp. 3907-1M DNA contains the following:
- a CDS encoding Rrf2 family transcriptional regulator: protein MQITRETDYAIRTVLYLSGKVGLTAKAEEISREMEIPKSFLMKILKKLENAGILSLKRGVSGGVELQKKPNNITLYDVIVAMEKTVALNRCVVNKKICGLSSRCPVHPVWFRVRDRLIQILKEINFSVLLTQGAA from the coding sequence TTGCAGATTACAAGGGAAACAGACTATGCAATAAGAACTGTACTTTATCTCTCAGGAAAAGTTGGACTCACAGCAAAAGCTGAGGAGATTTCAAGGGAGATGGAGATCCCAAAGAGTTTTCTCATGAAAATACTGAAAAAGCTTGAGAATGCGGGGATTCTTTCCCTGAAAAGAGGAGTAAGTGGTGGAGTAGAATTACAAAAAAAGCCTAATAATATAACTCTCTATGATGTAATTGTGGCAATGGAGAAGACAGTAGCACTTAACAGATGCGTTGTTAATAAAAAAATCTGTGGACTTTCTTCACGTTGTCCTGTTCATCCAGTATGGTTCAGGGTAAGAGACAGATTAATTCAGATATTGAAAGAGATTAATTTTTCAGTGCTACTAACTCAGGGAGCTGCTTAG
- the nrfH gene encoding cytochrome c nitrite reductase small subunit: MGRGWIIISVTIFLIIVAILSPRILAKTNSSEFCAKCHVMEEQYITLMKGGLHNTLKCVDCHLPNDSKVNFYVWKGIDGTKDIVHFYSGSVPDRITISAHGTKTIQQNCIRCHEGMVSRIDVSDRKCWDCHRRISHRQAGFRETL, encoded by the coding sequence ATGGGGAGGGGCTGGATAATTATTTCAGTAACAATTTTTCTTATAATTGTAGCTATCCTTTCTCCTCGGATTCTTGCAAAAACCAACTCTTCAGAATTTTGTGCTAAATGCCATGTCATGGAGGAACAATACATAACCTTAATGAAAGGAGGACTGCATAATACACTTAAATGTGTTGATTGTCATCTACCCAATGATTCAAAGGTTAATTTCTATGTATGGAAGGGTATTGATGGAACAAAGGATATAGTGCATTTTTATTCAGGAAGCGTTCCTGATAGAATAACAATCTCTGCTCATGGAACAAAAACAATTCAGCAGAACTGCATCAGATGTCATGAAGGAATGGTTTCCCGAATTGATGTGTCAGATAGAAAATGCTGGGATTGTCATAGAAGAATATCCCACAGACAGGCAGGTTTTAGAGAAACCCTTTAA
- a CDS encoding cytochrome b N-terminal domain-containing protein, whose translation MKLIDWFLDRFRLKSAHRGIFERDIPEGINYFYCFGGIAFTAFLICLLSGLFLSFYYTPSEKEAYLSIQKIHEEVYLGKLMRGIHKWSANLLIVSLIIHSIRVFITRSYRPPRELNWIVGVTIFVIVMFEGFTGYLLPWDQKAYWATVVGTNIIGSIPILGETLLLIVRGGYEVTGITLSRFYSFHVLWFPLIIVILLWAHFHMIKKLGISKPL comes from the coding sequence ATGAAACTCATTGATTGGTTTCTTGACAGATTCAGATTAAAATCCGCTCATAGAGGAATTTTTGAAAGAGACATTCCAGAGGGCATAAATTACTTCTATTGTTTTGGTGGAATTGCTTTTACCGCATTTTTAATATGTCTGCTCTCCGGGCTTTTTCTGTCATTTTATTATACTCCTTCTGAAAAAGAAGCTTATTTAAGCATTCAGAAAATTCATGAAGAAGTATATCTTGGAAAACTAATGCGAGGAATTCACAAATGGTCTGCCAATCTACTGATTGTAAGCCTTATAATTCACTCAATAAGAGTTTTTATTACCAGAAGTTACAGACCTCCACGGGAATTAAACTGGATTGTTGGAGTTACTATATTCGTAATTGTGATGTTTGAGGGCTTTACTGGATATCTTCTTCCATGGGATCAAAAAGCTTACTGGGCAACTGTTGTTGGAACAAATATTATCGGAAGCATACCGATATTGGGCGAAACTCTTTTACTGATCGTAAGAGGCGGATATGAGGTAACTGGAATTACTCTCTCAAGATTTTACAGTTTCCATGTGCTGTGGTTTCCCTTGATTATAGTTATTCTTTTATGGGCACATTTTCATATGATTAAAAAGCTTGGCATATCAAAACCCCTATGA
- a CDS encoding MFS transporter produces MSHPLKIKEFRAYWIGQVISLSGTWMQQIAQSWLVYVLTKSAFYLGLISFITSFPTLLFSLFGGVVADRYPRRNILIATQILSSLPAVVIGVLIYLNLINIWHIAIASFVLGIATSFDMPARQAFITEIVHQDMITSAIAMQSISFNIARILGPMLAGFIVAHLSFYMCFYLNALSFLPLIFILFSIKLNFSTSSSHVSFKESLKEGWQFILKNRQILNIICSVGIFTLFGVSFMTILPIIAGEILKVEAEGFSMIVSSVGLGSLLSGIFIALKRDIQEKLNHIFRASLLFPVGLSGVALSHNIYLTMGFAFLLGIAFVNFFTVSNSFIQNLTEQRLRGRVMSFFAFVFLGFTPIGNLVVGALVQKFGVKTVLELYSLICLAGGIIFLKILPATKRKAL; encoded by the coding sequence ATGTCCCATCCTTTGAAAATTAAAGAGTTTAGAGCCTACTGGATAGGTCAGGTCATATCTCTAAGTGGCACATGGATGCAGCAGATAGCACAGAGCTGGCTTGTTTATGTTCTCACAAAATCTGCCTTTTATCTCGGTCTGATTTCCTTTATTACTTCATTTCCCACATTGCTTTTTAGTTTATTTGGAGGTGTGGTAGCTGATAGATATCCAAGAAGGAACATCTTAATTGCTACTCAGATTCTCTCATCTCTGCCGGCTGTGGTAATCGGAGTGCTAATTTATTTAAACCTCATAAACATCTGGCACATTGCCATTGCTTCTTTTGTTCTCGGAATAGCTACATCTTTTGACATGCCGGCAAGGCAGGCTTTTATAACTGAGATAGTGCATCAGGACATGATTACTTCTGCTATAGCAATGCAGTCTATATCTTTTAATATTGCAAGAATCTTGGGACCAATGCTTGCAGGATTTATTGTAGCTCATTTAAGTTTTTATATGTGTTTTTATCTCAATGCATTAAGCTTTCTGCCACTTATTTTTATTCTTTTCAGCATTAAACTAAATTTTTCAACTTCCTCAAGCCATGTTTCTTTTAAAGAGAGCCTGAAAGAGGGATGGCAGTTCATTCTTAAAAACAGACAGATCTTAAATATAATTTGCTCTGTGGGAATTTTTACATTATTCGGAGTTTCTTTTATGACAATTCTTCCGATAATAGCTGGAGAAATATTAAAGGTAGAAGCAGAGGGATTTAGCATGATAGTCTCATCCGTTGGATTAGGTTCGCTTCTGTCAGGTATTTTTATAGCTTTAAAGAGAGATATACAGGAGAAATTGAATCATATTTTCAGAGCTTCTCTTTTGTTTCCCGTAGGACTTTCTGGAGTTGCCCTCTCTCACAATATTTATTTAACAATGGGATTTGCATTTTTACTTGGCATTGCGTTTGTTAATTTTTTTACTGTAAGTAACAGTTTTATTCAAAATCTAACAGAGCAAAGACTTAGAGGAAGAGTAATGAGTTTTTTTGCCTTTGTTTTTCTTGGTTTTACACCAATAGGCAATCTTGTTGTTGGAGCATTAGTACAAAAATTTGGTGTTAAGACAGTGCTTGAATTATATTCTTTAATATGTCTCGCGGGAGGAATAATCTTTCTTAAAATCTTGCCTGCCACTAAAAGAAAAGCTCTGTGA
- a CDS encoding ammonia-forming cytochrome c nitrite reductase subunit c552, translating into MKRFSFILWCLALFILFACSPEKAKEFKATTIPENEVDPEVWGKVYPIHYEMYKQSQEPTPAGKSKYKRGWDADKVIYDKLSEYPFMALLYNGWGFGIEYNEPRSHFYRVIDQLEIDPSRLKPGGVCLTCKTSYAPELEAKYGLAYYNRPYKEVWSWIPEKHRRLGDSCIDCHNPKDASLQIRRGFTLVKALQTMGVDTNNITHQQMRSIICAQCHVTYVVPRDKDMKPTGVFFPWQGSKLGGISIENIIKVLKSDPAYAEWKQAVTGFKLAYIRHPEFEFFSNNSIHWNAGVSCADCHMPYKKMGGFKVSEHRIMSPLKSDMKACLQCHGETPEWLKQQVIAIQDRTMSLLLRAGYQTAVTAKLFEIANKAQESGKKLDQGLYNKAKDLYLEALYRVIFIGAENSIGFHNPTEAGRILADATAYASKSEAILRTMLAKAGEQVPVNIDLELKKYLNNRGEKKLNFKPEQEFRDPYGTQQNIEALLK; encoded by the coding sequence ATGAAAAGATTTAGCTTCATTTTATGGTGTTTAGCTTTGTTTATTCTGTTTGCATGTTCTCCTGAAAAAGCAAAGGAATTTAAAGCAACAACCATCCCAGAAAATGAAGTTGATCCTGAAGTATGGGGAAAGGTTTATCCAATTCACTATGAGATGTATAAGCAATCACAGGAACCAACGCCAGCTGGAAAGAGTAAGTACAAGAGGGGGTGGGATGCGGATAAGGTTATCTACGATAAACTCTCGGAGTATCCTTTTATGGCATTGCTTTACAATGGATGGGGATTTGGCATTGAATATAATGAACCAAGGTCGCATTTTTACAGAGTAATTGACCAGCTTGAAATTGATCCTTCAAGACTTAAGCCAGGCGGAGTTTGCCTTACCTGTAAAACCTCATATGCACCTGAGCTTGAAGCAAAATACGGACTTGCCTATTATAACAGACCCTATAAAGAAGTATGGAGCTGGATACCTGAAAAACACAGAAGACTCGGAGATTCATGTATTGACTGCCACAATCCAAAGGATGCTTCATTACAGATAAGAAGAGGATTTACTCTTGTTAAAGCTTTGCAGACAATGGGAGTTGATACCAACAATATTACTCATCAGCAGATGCGCAGCATCATCTGTGCTCAGTGCCATGTAACTTATGTTGTTCCAAGAGATAAAGATATGAAACCAACAGGAGTTTTCTTCCCATGGCAGGGAAGCAAACTTGGAGGAATTTCTATTGAAAACATTATAAAAGTTCTAAAAAGTGATCCAGCTTACGCTGAGTGGAAACAGGCTGTCACGGGATTTAAGCTTGCCTATATAAGACATCCTGAATTTGAATTTTTCTCAAATAACTCTATTCACTGGAATGCTGGAGTTTCCTGTGCAGACTGTCATATGCCCTATAAGAAAATGGGAGGCTTTAAAGTTTCTGAGCATAGAATTATGAGCCCGCTAAAGTCTGACATGAAAGCATGTCTGCAATGTCATGGCGAAACACCTGAATGGCTAAAACAGCAGGTAATTGCAATTCAGGACAGAACAATGAGTTTGCTACTCAGGGCAGGATATCAGACAGCAGTTACTGCAAAGTTATTTGAAATCGCAAATAAAGCACAGGAAAGCGGAAAAAAGCTTGATCAGGGTCTTTACAATAAGGCAAAAGACTTATATCTTGAGGCACTCTACAGAGTTATTTTTATTGGTGCTGAAAATTCTATTGGTTTCCATAATCCTACTGAAGCTGGAAGAATTCTTGCTGATGCTACTGCCTATGCATCAAAGTCTGAGGCGATTTTAAGAACAATGCTTGCAAAGGCTGGAGAGCAGGTTCCTGTAAATATAGATCTTGAACTTAAGAAATATCTTAACAATCGTGGAGAAAAGAAACTTAACTTTAAGCCTGAACAGGAATTTAGAGATCCATACGGAACGCAGCAAAATATAGAAGCATTACTTAAGTAA
- the cydB gene encoding cytochrome d ubiquinol oxidase subunit II: MEFQTIWFILWGLLWAVYFALDGFDLGAGVLYPFIAKNEMDKKAMLHAIGPVWNGNEVWLITAGGATFAAFPTTYAYMFSYLYTPLLIILFALIFRGVAVELRGKATSEQMKKFWDFWVFAGSFIPALLFGVAFGNIFMGLPFDDSGYYATVFSLLNPYGLIVGLLFLFTFIVHGGLWTALRVPDTLAEKAALKAKKFWYLQAICAVLFLILTAVFTNLYDNYLKLPYWFVVPAIAVACLLATGFYLMKNKRGKAFISSVLFIITVVFSGVIGLYPNLIPSAIDPKYSLTIFNSSSSPYTLKVMTIVVIIFVPIVLFYQAWTYKTFMYKITEKELKEEGY; the protein is encoded by the coding sequence ATGGAGTTTCAAACTATATGGTTTATTTTATGGGGACTGTTATGGGCAGTTTATTTTGCCCTTGACGGATTTGATCTTGGTGCTGGAGTTCTCTATCCCTTCATTGCAAAAAATGAGATGGATAAAAAAGCAATGCTTCATGCAATTGGTCCTGTTTGGAATGGGAATGAAGTTTGGCTTATTACCGCAGGTGGCGCTACTTTTGCTGCCTTTCCTACAACCTATGCCTATATGTTCAGCTATCTTTATACTCCGCTTTTGATAATTCTTTTTGCACTAATATTCAGGGGAGTAGCTGTTGAATTGAGAGGCAAAGCAACTTCAGAGCAGATGAAAAAGTTCTGGGATTTCTGGGTATTTGCTGGAAGTTTTATTCCTGCTCTGCTTTTTGGTGTTGCCTTTGGAAACATATTTATGGGACTTCCCTTTGATGACTCTGGATACTATGCAACAGTATTCAGTCTTCTTAATCCGTATGGCTTGATTGTTGGTTTATTGTTTTTATTTACCTTTATAGTACATGGAGGATTGTGGACAGCACTCAGAGTTCCAGATACGTTGGCAGAAAAAGCTGCTTTAAAAGCTAAAAAATTCTGGTATCTGCAGGCTATATGTGCAGTGCTCTTTTTGATTTTAACAGCAGTCTTTACAAATCTTTACGATAACTATCTTAAACTTCCATATTGGTTTGTCGTTCCTGCAATTGCTGTGGCGTGTCTGCTTGCAACAGGATTTTATCTAATGAAAAATAAAAGAGGTAAAGCTTTTATATCATCCGTTTTGTTTATCATAACTGTTGTATTCAGTGGAGTCATCGGACTTTATCCAAATCTTATTCCCTCAGCCATTGATCCGAAATACAGTCTCACAATATTTAACTCGTCTTCAAGCCCCTATACTCTGAAGGTGATGACAATTGTGGTAATAATCTTCGTTCCCATTGTTCTTTTTTATCAGGCGTGGACATATAAAACATTCATGTACAAAATCACAGAAAAAGAGCTTAAGGAGGAAGGCTATTAA
- a CDS encoding cytochrome c biogenesis protein CcdA, giving the protein MNEITLTAAFAGGFLSFFSPCILPLLPVYVSLFSGLSITEISQGSSKLRILFHTLLFIAGFSTVYLALGAGSSLIGSIFFDYQDYLRTIGGVFLILFGLLLIGLIKKGLLMREFRLNIKLQKFGTPLGAFLIGVGFAAGWSPCIGPVLGSILIYSGMSGSVITGLKMLGAYSLGIAIPFMLSSLLIDTAMRYLRKFMKLFKWLNYIIGFLLIILGLIMIFGIATV; this is encoded by the coding sequence ATGAATGAGATAACACTGACTGCAGCTTTTGCAGGTGGATTTTTAAGCTTTTTTTCTCCCTGTATCTTACCTTTACTTCCCGTATATGTTTCACTATTTTCAGGACTCTCAATAACTGAAATTTCTCAGGGTAGTTCTAAACTCCGTATTTTGTTTCACACTCTTTTGTTTATTGCTGGCTTTTCAACTGTATATCTTGCTTTGGGCGCTGGAAGTTCACTTATTGGAAGTATTTTCTTTGATTATCAGGATTATCTGAGAACAATTGGTGGAGTTTTCTTAATTTTATTTGGTTTGCTTCTTATTGGACTTATAAAAAAAGGTTTACTGATGAGAGAATTCAGGCTCAACATAAAACTGCAAAAATTTGGCACACCACTTGGAGCATTCCTTATTGGAGTTGGTTTTGCAGCAGGATGGTCACCCTGTATAGGACCTGTGCTTGGAAGTATTTTAATCTATTCAGGCATGAGTGGAAGCGTGATTACAGGATTAAAAATGCTCGGAGCATACTCACTTGGAATTGCTATACCTTTTATGCTGTCTTCTTTATTGATTGATACAGCCATGCGATATCTGAGAAAATTCATGAAGCTTTTCAAATGGCTCAATTACATCATTGGATTTTTATTAATAATTTTAGGACTAATAATGATTTTTGGAATAGCAACAGTTTGA
- a CDS encoding HD domain-containing protein, translating to MNPLEIIKKHYNPQSIAYKILINHSQAVAEKALKIAEKFDVDRQFIYEAAMLHDIGIFLTNTPKLDCHGKFPYIAHGYLGREILEKEGFPQHALVCERHTGVGITKEEIIKNKLPLPQRDMLPISMEEKIIAYADKFFSKESDGSVRVRTVEEIIKDLSRHGEEKVKIFREWLNLFKGAD from the coding sequence ATGAACCCCCTTGAAATCATAAAAAAACATTACAATCCTCAGAGCATAGCATATAAAATCCTTATAAATCACTCTCAAGCAGTTGCAGAGAAAGCTTTAAAAATCGCAGAAAAGTTTGATGTGGACAGGCAGTTTATTTATGAAGCAGCAATGCTGCATGATATTGGCATTTTTCTAACGAACACTCCAAAACTTGACTGTCATGGCAAATTTCCCTATATTGCCCATGGATATCTCGGACGGGAAATTCTTGAAAAAGAGGGATTTCCCCAGCATGCTCTTGTCTGTGAAAGACATACAGGAGTTGGAATAACAAAGGAAGAGATAATAAAAAACAAACTTCCTTTGCCTCAGCGAGATATGTTACCCATTAGTATGGAGGAAAAAATAATTGCCTATGCAGACAAGTTTTTCTCAAAAGAGTCTGACGGCTCTGTAAGAGTAAGAACTGTTGAGGAAATAATAAAGGACCTTTCAAGACACGGTGAGGAAAAGGTAAAAATCTTTAGAGAATGGCTTAATCTGTTTAAGGGAGCTGACTAA
- a CDS encoding cytochrome ubiquinol oxidase subunit I, producing MDTVLLSRLQFAITAAFHFIFVPLTLGLSILVAYMESRYVATGDRDYLRMAKFWGKLFLINFALGVVTGITLEFQFGMNWAEYSRYVGDIFGSPLAIEATLAFFLESTFIGVWIFGWNRISPKLHALSIWLVALATNLSALWILIANGWMQHPVGYVLRNGRAEMVDFWAVVTNPYGLLKFAHTVLSGWIVAGFFVLGISAYHLLRKNETEFFKKALKIGATFALVSSILVAAVGDFHAKEVSRTQPTKLAAMESLWETTNDAPMYLILVPDPKNERNAVEAIGIPSLLSILAGQKEIKGLKEFPPSERPPVTITFLSFRLMVGLGFLFIILALWALLKFKTIENATTLLRLLLWSIPLPYIAAQLGWIVAEVGRQPWIVYGLLKTADAVSKAVEPAQVVASLVGFTLFYGALGIIDIYLLAKYARKGPEPKEV from the coding sequence ATGGATACAGTATTATTAAGTAGGCTACAGTTTGCCATAACTGCAGCCTTCCATTTTATCTTTGTTCCCCTTACACTCGGACTTTCAATTCTTGTAGCTTACATGGAAAGCAGGTATGTGGCAACAGGTGATAGGGATTATTTAAGGATGGCAAAGTTCTGGGGAAAGCTTTTCTTAATTAATTTTGCACTGGGAGTTGTTACAGGAATTACGCTGGAATTTCAGTTTGGAATGAACTGGGCTGAGTATTCGCGGTATGTGGGAGATATATTTGGTTCTCCTCTGGCAATTGAAGCAACTCTGGCATTCTTCCTTGAGTCAACATTCATTGGTGTGTGGATTTTCGGCTGGAATAGAATCTCTCCAAAACTGCACGCTCTCTCCATATGGCTTGTGGCACTGGCAACAAATCTTTCTGCTCTTTGGATTTTAATTGCCAATGGATGGATGCAGCATCCTGTTGGTTATGTCTTGAGGAATGGAAGGGCAGAGATGGTTGATTTCTGGGCAGTTGTAACAAATCCTTATGGGTTACTTAAGTTTGCTCATACAGTTCTTTCTGGCTGGATTGTTGCAGGATTTTTCGTTTTAGGGATCTCTGCATATCATCTTTTAAGAAAAAACGAGACTGAATTTTTCAAAAAAGCTTTAAAAATTGGAGCAACCTTTGCACTTGTAAGCTCAATTCTTGTTGCTGCAGTGGGTGACTTCCATGCAAAAGAAGTATCTCGCACTCAGCCAACAAAGCTTGCCGCAATGGAATCTCTATGGGAAACCACTAATGATGCCCCAATGTATCTAATTCTTGTGCCAGATCCTAAGAATGAGAGAAACGCTGTTGAAGCTATCGGAATTCCTTCCCTGTTAAGCATCCTTGCAGGACAGAAAGAAATAAAGGGATTAAAAGAGTTTCCACCTTCTGAAAGACCTCCCGTAACCATTACTTTTCTCAGCTTCAGACTCATGGTAGGACTGGGTTTTCTCTTTATAATACTTGCTCTATGGGCATTGCTTAAATTTAAAACCATTGAAAATGCTACCACGCTTCTAAGATTACTTCTTTGGTCAATCCCTCTTCCTTATATTGCAGCACAGCTTGGATGGATTGTGGCAGAGGTGGGACGACAGCCCTGGATTGTTTATGGATTGCTTAAAACAGCTGATGCTGTATCAAAGGCAGTTGAACCTGCTCAGGTAGTGGCTTCTTTAGTAGGATTTACACTCTTTTATGGTGCTCTTGGAATAATTGATATTTACCTTCTTGCAAAATATGCAAGAAAAGGTCCTGAACCAAAGGAGGTGTAG
- the leuS gene encoding leucine--tRNA ligase, translating into MNQNYDFKSVEAKWQNEWLKNRVFEVNEDTSKKKFYCLEMFPYPSGRIHMGHVRNYAIGDVIARYKRMKGFSVLHPMGWDAFGLPAENAAIKHGVHPAKWTYENIDHMKSQLIKLGLSYDWRREVTTCSPEYYRWNQWIFLKLYEKGLAYRKSSFVNWCPSCATVLANEQVIDGACWRCESQVEQKELEQWFLRITAYAEELLKDCDRLTGWPEKVLTMQRNWIGKSEGVEVDFPIDGMNEALRIFTTRPDTIFGVTFMCISPEHPLAERLCEDREALKRIRKLQREPEIKEGIFTGKYAINPLNGEKVPIWIANFVLIEYGTGAIMSVPAHDQRDFEFAVRYGLPIKVVIKPFEKDLPVPIKEAYEEEGVMVNSGAFSGLTSREGKKAVADYIEEKGLGKKTVNYRLRDWGISRQRYWGTPIPIIYCNHCGIVPVPEKDLPVILPENVSLTGKGESPLKYVDEFYRTKCPLCGGDARRETDTMDTFVDSSWYFVRYCSLHDEEAFHREKIKYWMPVDQYIGGIEHAVLHLLYARFFTKVLRDLGILPFDEPFERLLTQGMVCMESYRCLEHDWLFPKEVKDGRCIHCGKPVQTGRVEKMSKSKKNIVDPDEMIETYGTDTVRVFTLFAAPPEKDLEWSSQGVEGAHRFLKRVYALFYKHHGWLKNTSIDDSEARSLGVLSIGMTGESNILSLIHRTIKRVTLDIEKEYQFNTAIARLMEFVNEVYSYEPKTDEERKLFKFALKNFLLLLSPFAPHIAEELWHEIGEQGFILNEPWPSYDEELAKEQMIELVVQINGKVRSKIMIPQGLSDEDVVKIALDDEKVKQWIDGKEILKVIPVKGKLVNIVVKG; encoded by the coding sequence ATGAATCAAAACTATGATTTCAAAAGCGTAGAGGCAAAATGGCAGAATGAGTGGCTTAAAAACAGAGTTTTTGAAGTAAATGAAGACACTTCAAAGAAGAAGTTTTACTGCCTTGAGATGTTTCCCTATCCATCAGGAAGAATTCATATGGGACATGTCCGGAACTATGCAATTGGCGATGTTATTGCAAGATACAAGAGGATGAAAGGTTTCAGTGTGCTTCATCCAATGGGCTGGGATGCCTTCGGACTTCCTGCTGAAAACGCAGCAATAAAGCACGGAGTGCATCCTGCAAAATGGACCTATGAGAATATAGACCACATGAAATCTCAGCTAATAAAGCTTGGTTTGAGCTATGACTGGCGGCGTGAGGTAACCACATGCTCTCCTGAATACTACAGATGGAATCAATGGATATTCCTTAAACTTTACGAAAAAGGGCTTGCCTACAGAAAATCATCTTTTGTTAACTGGTGTCCTTCCTGTGCCACAGTTCTTGCCAATGAGCAGGTAATTGACGGAGCCTGCTGGAGATGTGAGTCTCAGGTTGAACAGAAAGAGCTTGAGCAGTGGTTTTTAAGAATTACTGCCTATGCTGAAGAGCTGCTTAAGGACTGTGACAGACTCACTGGCTGGCCTGAAAAGGTTCTCACAATGCAGCGTAACTGGATTGGAAAAAGTGAAGGCGTTGAGGTTGATTTTCCCATTGATGGAATGAATGAGGCATTAAGAATCTTTACAACCCGTCCAGATACAATATTTGGAGTAACATTCATGTGTATCTCACCAGAGCATCCCCTTGCAGAAAGGCTCTGTGAGGACAGGGAGGCTTTAAAGAGAATAAGAAAGCTTCAGCGTGAGCCTGAGATTAAAGAAGGCATATTCACAGGAAAATATGCAATAAATCCCCTTAACGGAGAAAAAGTTCCCATATGGATTGCTAACTTTGTCCTTATAGAATACGGAACAGGCGCAATAATGAGCGTTCCAGCCCATGACCAGAGGGATTTTGAGTTTGCCGTAAGATATGGGCTTCCTATAAAAGTCGTCATAAAACCTTTTGAAAAGGATTTACCCGTACCCATCAAAGAGGCATACGAAGAAGAAGGAGTTATGGTTAATTCAGGAGCATTTTCAGGGCTTACATCCCGAGAGGGCAAAAAAGCAGTGGCAGATTACATTGAGGAAAAAGGACTTGGCAAGAAAACAGTCAATTACAGGCTTCGTGATTGGGGAATCTCAAGACAGCGCTACTGGGGAACACCAATTCCCATAATCTATTGCAACCACTGCGGTATTGTTCCAGTGCCTGAGAAGGATTTACCGGTGATACTTCCTGAAAATGTAAGCTTAACAGGTAAAGGTGAGTCTCCGCTTAAATATGTTGACGAGTTTTATAGAACAAAATGCCCTCTATGCGGTGGTGATGCCAGAAGAGAGACAGACACAATGGATACCTTTGTGGATTCCTCATGGTATTTTGTGAGATACTGCTCACTTCATGATGAAGAGGCATTTCATAGGGAGAAAATTAAATACTGGATGCCAGTTGATCAGTACATTGGCGGGATTGAGCATGCGGTGCTACATCTTCTTTATGCGAGATTTTTTACAAAGGTGCTTCGTGACTTAGGAATTCTTCCCTTTGATGAACCCTTTGAGAGGCTCCTTACACAGGGAATGGTCTGCATGGAAAGCTACCGATGCTTAGAGCATGATTGGCTCTTTCCAAAGGAAGTCAAAGATGGCAGATGCATTCACTGTGGAAAGCCTGTGCAGACTGGAAGAGTGGAGAAGATGTCCAAGTCAAAGAAAAACATAGTTGATCCCGATGAGATGATTGAAACTTACGGAACAGACACAGTAAGGGTTTTCACTCTTTTTGCAGCACCACCTGAAAAAGACCTTGAATGGTCATCTCAGGGTGTTGAAGGTGCACACAGATTTTTAAAGAGAGTTTATGCCCTTTTTTATAAACATCATGGGTGGCTTAAAAATACATCTATTGATGATTCAGAAGCGAGATCCCTCGGGGTTTTGTCCATCGGGATGACAGGAGAATCTAATATATTAAGCCTTATTCACCGCACAATAAAGCGTGTTACCCTTGACATAGAAAAGGAATACCAGTTTAACACAGCCATTGCAAGGCTTATGGAGTTTGTAAATGAAGTTTACAGTTATGAACCTAAAACCGATGAAGAACGCAAACTATTCAAATTCGCCCTTAAAAACTTCCTTCTTCTTCTGAGCCCTTTTGCACCACACATTGCTGAAGAACTCTGGCATGAAATCGGCGAACAAGGCTTTATTCTCAACGAACCATGGCCCTCTTACGATGAAGAACTTGCAAAAGAGCAGATGATAGAGCTTGTTGTACAGATAAATGGCAAAGTTCGTTCAAAGATAATGATTCCACAGGGATTGAGCGATGAAGATGTTGTAAAAATTGCCCTTGATGACGAAAAAGTAAAGCAGTGGATAGACGGTAAAGAAATCCTTAAAGTAATCCCTGTCAAAGGCAAGTTGGTAAACATTGTGGTGAAAGGATAG